In Girardinichthys multiradiatus isolate DD_20200921_A chromosome 18, DD_fGirMul_XY1, whole genome shotgun sequence, a single window of DNA contains:
- the mettl16 gene encoding RNA N6-adenosine-methyltransferase mettl16 → MALNKSMHPRNRYKDKPPDFAYLASKYPDFQQHVHTTLTGRPVVNFKEPEAVRALTCTLLKEDFGLTIEIPLERLIPTVPLRLNYIHWVEDLIDGQKQPHRGIDIGTGASCIYPLLGATMNGWYFLATEVDDICFDYAKKNVEQNNLSDLVKVVKVPQKTLLMDALKEETEIIYDFCMCNPPFFANQLEAKGVNSRNSRRPPPSSVNTGGVTEIMAEGGELEFVKRIIHDSLQLKKRLRWYSCMLGKKCSLAPLKEELRKQGVPKVTHTEFCQGRTMRWALAWSFYDDVNVPSPPSKKRKLEKAQKPLSFMLPEAGVKELRTKASAAGCRGSSSVDSIAALLEKTLTELRVLHERVPCRQQERSLFLTAVENTWIHGRQKRREQTRQLRELPRAPPSTGTSVQTSVATATLVSTQNQQVSTANGSADIKGRTVSSKESSTETETKAGGGGEEDEEEGVPANAGGEDVDMDSSVCAEPGQEADVKTPAAGSAGDTGRPRTPSGVEHFLFKCLLNVIPEGSDVGIEMHWVEGQNKDLMNQLRTYLRNTLLKSVGKV, encoded by the exons TGTGAATTTCAAAGAGCCGGAAGCGGTACGAGCGCTGACCTGCACTCTGTTGAAGGAGGACTTTGGTTTGACCATCGAGATCCCTCTGGAGCGCCTCATCCCCACTGTCCCTCTGCGCCTCAACTACATCCACTGGGTGGAGGACCTTATCGATGGACAGAAGCAGCCACACAGGGGCATCGACATCG GCACCGGAGCGTCCTGTATATATCCCTTACTGGGAGCCACAATGAATGGCTGGTACTTCCTCGCCACAGAGGTGGACGATATCTGCTTCGACTACGCGAAGAAGAACGTGGAGCAGAACAACCTGTCTGACCTGGTTAAAG TTGTAAAAGTCCCGCAGAAGACTTTACTGATGGACGCCTTAAAAGAAGAGACAGAAATTATTTATGACTTTTGCATGTGTAATCCACCTTTTTTCGCCAATCAGCTAGAGGCAAAG GGGGTGAACTCCAGGAACTCCCGAAGACCTCCGCCCAGTTCAGTGAACACGGGTGGGGTAACCGAGATCATGGCGGAGGGCGGCGAGCTGGAGTTCGTCAAGAGGATCATTCATGACAGCCTGCAGCTGAAGAAACGGCTGCG GTGGTACAGTTGCATGTTGGGGAAGAAATGCAGCCTGGCACCTTTGAAAGAAGAGCTGAGGAAGCAAGGG GTGCCCAAAGTGACCCATACAGAGTTCTGCCAGGGACGGACCATGAGGTGGGCACTGGCCTGGAGTTTCTATGACGATGTAAATGTCCCG TCTCCTCCCAGTAAGAAGCGTAAACTGGAGAAGGCCCAGAAACCGCTGTCATTCATGCTACCAGAGGCAGGTGTGAAGGAGCTCCGGACCAAGGCCTCAGCTGCAGGCTGCAGAGGCAGCAGTTCTGTAGACAGCATCGCTGCCCTGCTGGAAAAAACGCTCACTGAGCTACGG GTGCTGCATGAGCGTGTCCCCTGCAGACAGCAGGAGCGGAGTCTCTTTCTGACTGCTGTGGAGAACACCTGGATCCACGGTCGACAGAAGAGGCGGGAACAGACACGCCAGCTGCGAGAGCTTCCCAGGGCGCCTCCCAGTACTGGAACCAGTGTACAAACCAGTGTGGCCACAGCTACTCTTGTTTCCACCCAAAACCAGCAGGTCTCCACAGCAAACGGATCAGCTGACATCAAGGGCAGAACTGTTTCTTCAAAGGAGTCGAGTACAGAAACTGAGACCAaggctggaggaggaggagaagaagacgAAGAAGAAGGGGTGCCGGCAAATGCAGGGGGTGAGGATGTGGACATGGATTCCTCCGTCTGCGCTGAACCAGGACAGGAAGCGGACGTGAAAACTCCTGCTGCTGGAAGCGCCGGTGACACCGGACGGCCCCGGACCCCCAGCGGAGTCGAGCACTTTCTGTTCAAGTGTCTGCTCAACGTGATTCCAGAGGGAAGCGACGTAGGGATTGAGATGCACTGGGTCGAAGGTCAGAACAAAGACCTGATGAATCAGCTGCGTACATATCTCAGGAACACACTTTTAAAATCTGTGGGGAAGGTCTGA